The Pseudomonas alkylphenolica genomic sequence ACCGTCTTCGCAGCGGTAGGCGATCATGTCGTCGATGACCTTGCCCTGCTCGTCGAGCATGGTGCTGTACAGGGCCTTGCCGGTTTCAGTCAGACGAGCAACATCATTGGCCAACAGGCGCTGCAGCCAGACAGTTGCCTGCGCGCCATGGACATCGATCACGGTCATATGGGAAACATCAAACACCCCGCAGTCACGGCGCACCTGATGGTGCTCCTCGACCTGCGAGCCATAATGCAAGGGCATGTCCCAACCGCCAAAATCGACCATCTTGGCGCCTAGCGCCAGGTGCAGGTCATACAGAGGCGTGCGCAGTCCCATGGGTTTCTCCTTCCGGGCGTGGCGAAGCTACGGCTGTTGGCAGCATTTCAGCTACCCGGTCTGTAGGACCGGCCGCAGCGAATGCCGCGCATTGTAGCTGCAAGCTTGATGGCTGACATCCTCAGCGCGTTTGACCGACGTGTCGGGCTGAACGTCGAATCAGGCCGATGACCGGCAACAGACCGACCAGGATCAGCGTCAGGGCCGGCAACGAGGCCCGTGCCCACTCGCCTTCGCTGGTCATTTCAAACACGCGCACAGCCAGGGTGTCCCAGCCGAACGGACGCATCAGCAAGGTCGCCGGCATTTCCTTGAGCACATCGACAAACACCAGCAAGGCCGCACTCAAGGCACCCGGCACCAACAGCGGCAGATACACCTTGAAAAACAATCTCGGGCCACTGACACCAAGACTGCGCGAAGCTTCCGGCAGCGAGGGGCGAATCCGTCCCAGGCTGTTCTCCAGCGGTCCGTACGCCACGGCAATGAAACGCACCAGGTAGGCCAGCAGCAGGGCATACAGGCTACCCAGCAACAGTGGCCTGCCGGCACCGCCGAGCCAGTTGGACAGCGGCACCACCACCTGGTTGTCCAGGTAACTGAACGCCAGCATGATCGACACCGCCAGCACCGAGCCAGGCAAGGCATACCCCAGGTTGGCCAGCCCGACCCCGGCGCGGATGCCCGGCGCGGACGATTGCCGGCGGGCGAACGCCAGCACCAGGGCGACACAGACAGTGATCAGCGCGGCCATGGCCCCCAGATAAAGGGTGTGCAGGATCAGGCTGGTGTAACGCTCATCCAGGTCGAAACGTCCGCGTTGCCAGAACCACACCAGCAATTGCAGCAGCGGGATGACGAAGGCACAGGCAAACACCAGCAGGCACCAGCCACTGGCCGCCAGCGCCTTGATCCCGCGCAGGTGGTACAGCGCCTTGCCGCGCGGACGCTCATTGCTGCCACGCACGGCGCCACGGGCACGGCGCTCGCCGTAGAGCACCAGCATCACCGCCAGCAGCAGCAAACTGGCCAGCTGCGCCGCACTCGACAGGCTGAAGAAGCCATACCAGGTCTTGTAGATCGCCGTGGTGAAGGTGTCGAAGTTGAACACCGACACCGCACCGAAATCGGCCAGGGTTTCCATCAAGGCCAGGGCGACACCGGCGCCGATAGCCGGACGGGCCATCGGCAACGCCACCCGCCAGAACGCTTGCAACGGCGAATGCCCAAGCACCCGCGCCGCTTCCATCAGGCCTTTGCCCTGGGCCAGGAAGGCGGTGCGTGCAAGCAGGTAAACGTAGGGGTAGAACACCAGCACCAGAACGATGATCACCCCGCCGGTGGAGCGTACCCGCGGCAGGCGCATCGGCCCGAACCATTCACGCAGCAGGGTTTGCACCGGCCCGGCAAAGTCCAGCAGGCCGACGAAGACGAATGCCAGCACATAGGCCGGAATGGCGAACGGCAGCATCAACGCCCAGTCCAGCCAGCGCCGTCCGGGGAATTCGCACAGGCTGGTGAGCCAGGCCAGGCTCACGCCGAGCAAAGTGACGCCGATGCCGACGCCGGCAATCAGGGTCAGGGTGTTGCCCAACAGGCGGCTCATCTGGGTATCGAGCAGGTGCGACCAGATCTGCATGTCGACCGACTGCCAGGACAACAGCAGCACGCTCAGCGGCAGCAGCACCAGGGCGGCAATGGCGAAAACCAGGGGATACCAACGGCGTTGGGCGGGGTGAGCCAAAAGAAGAAATCTCTATGTGGGTGGGAGCGGGCTTGCCCCGCGATTGCATTATGTCAGTCATAGTGCAATCTCGGGGCAAGCCCGCTCCCACAGGGGCCCATCAGGGCCCCGACTTAGTTCCAGCCAGCCCGATCCATCAAGCGAATTGCCTCAGCCTGACGCTTGCCTGCGATTTCAACCGGGATGGTGTCAGCCTTGAACGTACCCCAGGCCGCCACTTCTTCCGACGGTGCGACTTTCGGGTTGGCCGGGAATTCCTGGTTCACGCCAGCGAAAATCTTCTGCGCTTCTTCACCGGTCATCCACTCGACCAGTTTTGTCGCGGCTTCAGGATGCGGCGCGTACTTGGTCAGGCCGATGCCCGACAGGTTGACGTGCACGCCACGGTCGGCCTGGTTCGGCCAGAACAGCTTGACCGCCAGGTTCGGGTTTTCCTTGTGCAGGCGACCGTAGTAGTAGGTGTTGACGATACCGACGTCGCACTGACCGGCGTTGATGGCTTGCAGCAGGGCGGTGTCATCGGAGAACACGTCGGTGGACAGGTTGTTGACCCAGCCCTTGATGATTTCCTCGGTTTTCTTCTCGCCGTGGGTTTCGATCAGGGTCGCGGTCAGCGACTGGTTGTAGACCTTCTTCGCCGTACGCAAGCACAGGCGCCCTTCCCAGTTCTTGTCGGCCAGGGCTTCGTAGGTGCTCAGCTCTTCGGGCTTGACCCGCTCGGTGGAGTAGGCGATGGTCCGCGCGCGCAGGCTCAGGCCGGTCCAGTCGTGGGACGAGGCGCGATACTGCTTGGGAATGTTGGCATCGATGACTTCCGATTTGATCGGCTGCAGGATGCCCATCTGCTCGGCTTGCCAGAGGTTACCGGCATCGACGGTCAGCAGCAGGTCGGCGGTGGCGTTCTGCCCCTCGGCCTTGATCCGCTGCATCAGCGGCGCTTCCTTGTCGGTGATGAACTTGACCTTGACCCCGGTCTTGGCGGTATAGGCGTCGAACACCGGCTTGATCAGCTCGTCGATGCGCGAGGAATACACCACCACCTCGTCCGCCGCCTGGGCGGTACCGCCCAACAGGGTCAGAGCCAGGGCGGCCAATACGTGCTTGCGTGGCAACATGGTGCAGTCCTCGGAGTTCAAATAGAGGCGCAAATGGTAGTTAATCCCATTTGCCTTCTCAACCGAACTCACCGGGGAGGAGTTACCAGATGTTACGGCAACCGAAGAACCGGCTTCAGGCCTTCGCCAGTTCTGGCAAATCACCACTGAGCCCCAAGGCCTGACGAACGAACAGCGCCTTGGCTTCAGGCAGTTGCTCAACCCATTTCAGGCCACTGTTGCGCAACCAGCGCAGTGGCAGCGGGTCGGCCTGGAACAGGCGCTCGAAGCCTTCCATGGCCGCCATCAGCGCCAGGTTGTGCGGCATGCGACGACGCTCGAAGCGGCTCAATACGCGCTCATCCGCCAGTCGCTCACCACGCTCATAGGCATGCAGCAGTTCTTCGGCCAATACCGCGGCATCGAGAAAGCCCAGGTTGACCCCCTGCCCGGCCAACGGGTGAATGGTGTGCGCGGCGTCACCGATCAAGGCCAGGCCTTCGGCCACATAGCGTTTGGCATGACGCTGGCGTAGCGGCACGCAAAGCCGTGGATCGGCCTGCAACACAGCGCCCAGGCGCCCTTCGAAGGCGCGTTCGAGTTGCGCGCAGAAATCAGCATCGTCGAGCTTCATCAAGCGCTCGGCCTGTTCCGGGGTGGTCGACCAGACAATCGAGCACCAATCCTGCTGGCCATCGCGGATCAGCGGCAGGAAGGCCAGCGGTCCGTCGTCGGTAAAGCGTTGCCAGGCGGTCGCCTGATGCGGCTCGGCGCAGCGCACGCTGGTGACAATGGCGTGGTGCAGGTAGTCCCACTCGCGGGTCTCGCAGCCGGTCAGGCGCCGCACCGCCGAATTCGCGCCGTCAGCGGCGATGACCAGCGGCGCACGCAACGTGCGGCCATCGGCGAGGGTCAGCAGCCACTCGTCACCGGAACGACGCATCTGCTCCAGGCGTGCGTTGGCCAGCAGACCGACTTCACTGTCATGCAGACGTTCCAGCAGGCCATCCTGTATCACCCGGTTCTCGACGATATGCCCCAGCACCTCGGCATGCACGCTGGCCGCCGAGAAATGGATCTGACCGGTGCCGCTGCCGTCCCAGACACGCATGTCCGAATAGGGACTGACACGCCGCTGCTCAATCCCCTGCCAGGCACCCAGGCGTTCGAGGATGCGCTGGCTGGCCATCGACAGGGCACTGACCCGCGGTTCGAAGGCGGCCTGCTCATCGAAGGGTTTGATCGACAGCGGACTGCCGTCGAGCAGGAGAATCTCCAGGCCACTGTGCTGCAATGCCAGGGCCAGGGCGCTGCCGACCATACCGGCACCGACAATCAACAGATCTGCGCGCATTTCCATGCCTTAAGCCTGTCTCGCTTGCGGCTTGAGCCGCACGTAAAGGGTTTTGTCGACCTGCGCCACCAGCTCGCCGGCAGCGTCACGGATATCGACCTGAAGTCGTGGCAGGTATTTCTTGCCGCCCGCCGTGTGCTCGCGGATATCCGCCAGCAGCTGATCGTCGATGCGCAGTTCAGCGAACACCGGGCCTTTGCCCGGAGTGATGAAATCGATACTGGCGGCCTTGTCCCAGACAATGTAATCGCGGCCGAGCAGTTCCATCAGCATCAGCATGTAGAACGGATCGACCATCGAATACAGGCTGCCGCCGAACTGGGTGCCGACGTAGTTGCGATTGAACCAGCCCAGGCCCAGGCGCACCTTTATCTGGCGCAAGTCCGGACTGATGCTTTGCACGTGAATGCCGGCACCGATATAGGGCGGATAAAAGTTCAGCCGCCAGCGCAGCCTGCGCGCACGCCGTGCCAGTTTGCGCGGATCGTCCATGCTCAGCTCCGTGGGTCCGGACGGGTTCCCAGGCCCATGGCCTGGCGGGCAAACCAACGCTTGGCCGGCGGCAACAGGTCGAGCCCGAGCAACCCCAGGTTACGTCCGGTGGCAACCAGCGGTTGCGCACTGCCGAACAGGCGGGTGACCCGGTCGGAGAAGCCGACGGTCAGGTCCTGGTCGAGGCGCTGACGCTCGCGATAGGCCTGCAGCGTGGCAAAGTCGCCCGGCACGGCAGGGCCTGCCAGCAGGTCTTCGGCCAGCGACTGCACATCGCGCAGCGACAGGTTGAAGCCCTGCCCGGCAATCGGGTGCAGGCTGTGGGCGGCATTGCCCAGCACCACCAGGTGCGGACGTACCTGCTCCTGGGCTTCAATCAGCGACAAGGGGTACAGATGCCGTGCGCCGACCTGGCGCAACAGGCCCAGACGGTAGCCGAACACCTCCTGCAACTCGCTCAGGAAGCTGCGTTCATCCAGCTCGGCCAGGCGTTTGGCGTCCATCCCGGCGCGGGTCCAGACCAGCGCACAACGGTTTTCCGGCAGGGGCAGCAAGGCCATCGGGCCTTCGTCGGTGAAGCGCTCGAACGCCTGACCACAGTGAGCTTCGCTCGGAGTGATGTTGGCAATCAGCGCGCTCTGGTTGTACGGGCGCTGGCTGACATGGATGCCCAGTTGCTCGCGCAGGCCGGAGCGGCCGCCGTCGGCGAGCACTGCCAGGTCGCACTCAACCTGGGTATCGTCATTGAGCGACAGGCGATAACCGTCTTCCAGCGCCTGCATGGCGGTCACTTCAGCCGGGCAACGCCAGCTCACCACCTCGGCATCCAGGCCTTTCCACAGGCACTGCCCCAGCCAGGCGTTTTCCACTACATAACCCAGAGCGGGAACCCCTTCCTCCAGCGCATCCAGGCGCGTGGCGCCAAAGCGGCCACGGTCGGAAACCTGGATCTGGCGAATCGGTTCGGCCCGGCGGCTGATCTGCTGCCACAGGCCCAGGCGCTCATAAATCTGCCGGGTACCGAAGGACAACGCCGAGGAGCGTGCGTCATAGCTCGGCTGATAACTGTCGCCCGGTGCGAAGGGTTCGATCAGCAGGATCTTCCAGCCGCGCGCCTTGGCGCCCGCTTGCAAAGCAAGCGCCAGACTGGCGCCGACCAGGCCACCGCCAATGATTGCCAGGTTCACCCGGTTCATGCCGCGGCACTGCGCGCAGCAGCCATCAAGGCTTCGATTTCAGCGACCGTCTTCGGCACACCTGAGGTCAGGATTTCACAGCCCTGCTTAGTTACCACTACGTCATCCTCGATACGTACACCAATGCCGCGCCACTTTTTCGCGACACTCTGGTTGTCGGCACCGATATAGATGCCAGGTTCCACCGTCAGCGCCATGCCGGGCTCAAGTACGCGCCACTGGCCACCGACCTTGTACTCGCCGACATCGTGCACATCCATGCCCAGCCAGTGTCCGGCGCGGTGCATGTAGAAGGCCCGGTAGGCTTCGCTTTCGATCAGCTCCTGGACCTTGCCCTTGAGCAGCCCCAGCGCCACCAGCCCTTCAGTGATCACCTGAACCGTCGCCTCATGGGCGTGGTTCCAGTGCTTGCCCGGCGCGATGGCGGCAAACGCCGCTTCCTGGGCCTTGAGCACCAGCTCGTAGATCGCCTTCTGCTCCGGCGAGAACTGCCCGCTGACCGGGAAGGTTCGGGTGATGTCGCTGGCGTAGCAGTCGATCTCGCAACCGGCGTCGATCAATACCAGATCACCGTCCTTGAGCAGTGCATCGTTCTCCTGGTAATGCAGGATGCAACTGTTGCGTCCGGCGGCGACGATCGAGCCGTAAGCCGGCATCTTCGCCCCGCCTTTGCGGAACTCGTAATCCAGCTCGGCTTCCAGGCTGTACTCGCGCAAGCCCGCACGGCAGGCCTGCATGGCCCGCACGTGAGCCCGCGCGGAAATTGCCGCGGCCTCGCGCAT encodes the following:
- a CDS encoding extracellular solute-binding protein; protein product: MLPRKHVLAALALTLLGGTAQAADEVVVYSSRIDELIKPVFDAYTAKTGVKVKFITDKEAPLMQRIKAEGQNATADLLLTVDAGNLWQAEQMGILQPIKSEVIDANIPKQYRASSHDWTGLSLRARTIAYSTERVKPEELSTYEALADKNWEGRLCLRTAKKVYNQSLTATLIETHGEKKTEEIIKGWVNNLSTDVFSDDTALLQAINAGQCDVGIVNTYYYGRLHKENPNLAVKLFWPNQADRGVHVNLSGIGLTKYAPHPEAATKLVEWMTGEEAQKIFAGVNQEFPANPKVAPSEEVAAWGTFKADTIPVEIAGKRQAEAIRLMDRAGWN
- the ubiH gene encoding 2-octaprenyl-6-methoxyphenyl hydroxylase, translating into MNRVNLAIIGGGLVGASLALALQAGAKARGWKILLIEPFAPGDSYQPSYDARSSALSFGTRQIYERLGLWQQISRRAEPIRQIQVSDRGRFGATRLDALEEGVPALGYVVENAWLGQCLWKGLDAEVVSWRCPAEVTAMQALEDGYRLSLNDDTQVECDLAVLADGGRSGLREQLGIHVSQRPYNQSALIANITPSEAHCGQAFERFTDEGPMALLPLPENRCALVWTRAGMDAKRLAELDERSFLSELQEVFGYRLGLLRQVGARHLYPLSLIEAQEQVRPHLVVLGNAAHSLHPIAGQGFNLSLRDVQSLAEDLLAGPAVPGDFATLQAYRERQRLDQDLTVGFSDRVTRLFGSAQPLVATGRNLGLLGLDLLPPAKRWFARQAMGLGTRPDPRS
- the pepP gene encoding Xaa-Pro aminopeptidase is translated as MSHIPKSEYARRRKALMAQMEPNSIAILPAAAVAIRNRDVEHVYRQDSDFQYLSGFPEPEAVIALIPGREHGEYVLFCRERNPERELWDGLRAGQEGAIRDFGADDAFPITDIDDILPGLIEGRDRVYSAMGSNPEFDRHLMEWINVIRSKARLGAQPPNEFVALDHLLHDMRLYKSAAEVKVMREAAAISARAHVRAMQACRAGLREYSLEAELDYEFRKGGAKMPAYGSIVAAGRNSCILHYQENDALLKDGDLVLIDAGCEIDCYASDITRTFPVSGQFSPEQKAIYELVLKAQEAAFAAIAPGKHWNHAHEATVQVITEGLVALGLLKGKVQELIESEAYRAFYMHRAGHWLGMDVHDVGEYKVGGQWRVLEPGMALTVEPGIYIGADNQSVAKKWRGIGVRIEDDVVVTKQGCEILTSGVPKTVAEIEALMAAARSAAA
- a CDS encoding DUF4442 domain-containing protein, producing MDDPRKLARRARRLRWRLNFYPPYIGAGIHVQSISPDLRQIKVRLGLGWFNRNYVGTQFGGSLYSMVDPFYMLMLMELLGRDYIVWDKAASIDFITPGKGPVFAELRIDDQLLADIREHTAGGKKYLPRLQVDIRDAAGELVAQVDKTLYVRLKPQARQA
- a CDS encoding ABC transporter permease; the encoded protein is MAHPAQRRWYPLVFAIAALVLLPLSVLLLSWQSVDMQIWSHLLDTQMSRLLGNTLTLIAGVGIGVTLLGVSLAWLTSLCEFPGRRWLDWALMLPFAIPAYVLAFVFVGLLDFAGPVQTLLREWFGPMRLPRVRSTGGVIIVLVLVFYPYVYLLARTAFLAQGKGLMEAARVLGHSPLQAFWRVALPMARPAIGAGVALALMETLADFGAVSVFNFDTFTTAIYKTWYGFFSLSSAAQLASLLLLAVMLVLYGERRARGAVRGSNERPRGKALYHLRGIKALAASGWCLLVFACAFVIPLLQLLVWFWQRGRFDLDERYTSLILHTLYLGAMAALITVCVALVLAFARRQSSAPGIRAGVGLANLGYALPGSVLAVSIMLAFSYLDNQVVVPLSNWLGGAGRPLLLGSLYALLLAYLVRFIAVAYGPLENSLGRIRPSLPEASRSLGVSGPRLFFKVYLPLLVPGALSAALLVFVDVLKEMPATLLMRPFGWDTLAVRVFEMTSEGEWARASLPALTLILVGLLPVIGLIRRSARHVGQTR
- a CDS encoding 2-octaprenyl-3-methyl-6-methoxy-1,4-benzoquinol hydroxylase; the encoded protein is MRADLLIVGAGMVGSALALALQHSGLEILLLDGSPLSIKPFDEQAAFEPRVSALSMASQRILERLGAWQGIEQRRVSPYSDMRVWDGSGTGQIHFSAASVHAEVLGHIVENRVIQDGLLERLHDSEVGLLANARLEQMRRSGDEWLLTLADGRTLRAPLVIAADGANSAVRRLTGCETREWDYLHHAIVTSVRCAEPHQATAWQRFTDDGPLAFLPLIRDGQQDWCSIVWSTTPEQAERLMKLDDADFCAQLERAFEGRLGAVLQADPRLCVPLRQRHAKRYVAEGLALIGDAAHTIHPLAGQGVNLGFLDAAVLAEELLHAYERGERLADERVLSRFERRRMPHNLALMAAMEGFERLFQADPLPLRWLRNSGLKWVEQLPEAKALFVRQALGLSGDLPELAKA